GGACTGGCGCCTTGCAGCACGGCAGCCAGCACCACCCGGCCGCCCGCGCGCAACTGGGGATCCTCCTGCAGCCGCACGATCTTCTGGCGGGCAAAGCCGGCATGGTCGGCCGCAAACGACAGCAGGTTCGGCGGGATCGGCCGCTCATGCGATGGATCGGTGTAGAAGTCCGAGGCGCCGACGACGAGGTTCTCCGGATTCGGCGTCTCCATGATCAGCAGGCCGCCCGGCTGCAGCGCGCGCAGCGCCTCGGCGATCAGCTCGCGCACCAGGTCGAACGGAATGTGTTCGACGAGGTGGAAGGCGGACACCAGCGCCAGGCTGCCGTCCGGCTGCGCGCGCAGCGCCGCCAGTGCGTCGGTGTTCTCGACGTCCAGGCCGCGCTCGCGGCAGGCGGCCAGCATGCCTTCATCCAGGTCGATGCCGCGCGCGGCGAAACCTTCCTCGCCCAGCAGTTCGAGCCATTCGCCGCGACCGCAGCCGAGGTCCAGCGCCGCCGCGTGCGGCCAGGCCGCCAGCGGGCGCAGGAAGGGCAGGTAGGCGCGCAGGCGCTCCTTGATGGTGGCGCGCTCGCCGCGATAGCGGTCCTCGAACGCACGGTAGAAGGGTTGGGTCATCGGTCGATCTCCACGACAGGTTCGAGCCAGCTGCTGCCGACAAACTCGCGCCGGTTCATGTTCATGACGATGAACAGCAGCGCCAGGTCGCGCCATTCGTAATTGTTGGCCAGATGGGTCTCGCTGCTGGTCAGGGCGGTGGTGACGGAGTAGCTGCCGGCACCGAGGTTGAGGGGGAAGCGGAAGCGGAACTCCGGCGTTTCACCCGCCTTCACGTTCTCCAGCGGCATCTGCATGTGATGCGTATTGGTACCGTAGATGGGCTGGCCCAGGCGGTCCTTGATCATGTAGCCCAGCACAAGGCGAGGCAGGTCGGCATGGATGCGCACCTTCACGCGCAGCGTCACGGCCGTGCCCACGTTCAGCATCTCGACCGGCTCGCCCTTGTCGTTTTCCAGCGCGATTTCGCCGACCGTCGCCTCGCCGCTGCCGGACACGGTCTGGGTGCGGCCCTCGGCCGTCACCGTCTGCTCCACGGTGCTGCCTTCGCGCTCGGCGATCAGGGCGTTGTAGTAGTCCATCACCTCTTCCGGCGTGCCCTGTTTCGCCAGGCGCCCGCGGTCCAGCAGGATCGCGCGGTCGCAGATCGACTGCATGGCCGCGCGGTCGTGGCTGACGATCAAGAGCGTGGTGCCCAGCTTGCGGAAGGCGCGGATGCGGTCGAAGCTCTTGTGCTGGAAGTAGGCGTCGCCCACGGACAGCGCTTCGTCGACGATCAGCACGTCGGGCCGGCGCGCCGTCGCCACCGAGAACGCGAGGCGCATCTGCATGCCGGACGAATACACCCGCACGGGTTGGTCGATATAGTCGCCGATGTCGGCAAACGCTTCGATCTCCGGCATCAGGTGGCTGATTTCCTCCACCGACATGCCGATCAGCTGGCCCGCCATGTAGACATTCTGGCGGCCGGTGAAGTCGGGATGGAAGCCCATGCCCAGTTCCAGCAGCGCCGCCACGCGGCCGTCGATCGCCACGCTGCCCGTGGTCGGCTGGGCGGTGCCCGTGATCAGCTTCAACAGCGTGCTCTTGCCGGCGCCGTTGATGCCGATGATGCCGACCGCCTCGCCGGGCGCGAGCTGGAAACTGATGTCGTTCAGTACCCACTTCTCGCGGTGCAGCGGGCCGCGGAACGGCAGCAGCCACTCGACCAGCCGGTGCCAGCGCTTGTCGTAGATCTTGTAGGCCTTGCCCAGTTGTTTGACGCGTATGCTGCCCATTACAGTTCGTCCACCATTTCACCCGCGCGGCGGCGGAACAGATGCATGCCCAGCACGCAGAACAGCACGGCCAGCAGCGTGACCGGCAACAGGCTGTGCCAGTTGGGCAGGCGGCCATACACGAGGATGTCCTGGCACGCCATCACGACGGCGGCCATCGGGTTGAAGCGCAGCAGTGAGCGCACGCCTTCCGGCAGGATCGTCGCCGAGTACACGATCGGCGTGAACCAGAACCAGAACTGCAGCAGGATCGCGAAAAACTGGCCCACGTCGCGGAAGAACACGTTCAGCACGCCCAGGACCATGCCGAGGCCGATGGCAAACAGGACCATCGCCAGCAGCACGGGCACGAGCGCGAGGAACACCAGGCCGGGAAAATTGCCGGTGGCGATGAGGAAAACGACAAACAGGCCGAAGATGATGCCGAAGTTCACCAGCGCGTTCAGCACCACGATGATCGGCAGGCAGATGCGGGGGAACTGCAGCTTCTTGATCAGGTTGGCATTCTCCAGGAACACCGTCTGGCCGCGGCCCGTGATCTCGGCGAACAGGCCCCACGTCAGCACGCCCGCGCACAGGTAGATGCTGTAGGCGAACGGCGAATCCATGCCCTGCAGCCGGTTGTGCATGACCTGCGAGAAGATCACCGTGTAGACGACGATCATCGCCAGTGGATTGAGCACCGTCCAGGCCGCGCCCAGCAGCGAGTTGCGGTACTTCGACTGGAATTCGCGTTTCAGGCTGCCGGCGATGAAGCCGCGGTAGCGCCAGACCCCGCTCAGCATCGCGGAGGAAATCATGGCGCGCGCCTGTGCAGGAACGACGGCGGCAAGGGCCGGGTAATGGAGAGCGAAACGATGGTCATGGCGAATGGCGTTGTCGGGCCGGCGGCGCGGATTGCGCGGGGGCCGGCGCACCGGCTCGG
This is a stretch of genomic DNA from Pseudoduganella chitinolytica. It encodes these proteins:
- a CDS encoding ABC transporter ATP-binding protein — its product is MGSIRVKQLGKAYKIYDKRWHRLVEWLLPFRGPLHREKWVLNDISFQLAPGEAVGIIGINGAGKSTLLKLITGTAQPTTGSVAIDGRVAALLELGMGFHPDFTGRQNVYMAGQLIGMSVEEISHLMPEIEAFADIGDYIDQPVRVYSSGMQMRLAFSVATARRPDVLIVDEALSVGDAYFQHKSFDRIRAFRKLGTTLLIVSHDRAAMQSICDRAILLDRGRLAKQGTPEEVMDYYNALIAEREGSTVEQTVTAEGRTQTVSGSGEATVGEIALENDKGEPVEMLNVGTAVTLRVKVRIHADLPRLVLGYMIKDRLGQPIYGTNTHHMQMPLENVKAGETPEFRFRFPLNLGAGSYSVTTALTSSETHLANNYEWRDLALLFIVMNMNRREFVGSSWLEPVVEIDR
- a CDS encoding ABC transporter permease, encoding MISSAMLSGVWRYRGFIAGSLKREFQSKYRNSLLGAAWTVLNPLAMIVVYTVIFSQVMHNRLQGMDSPFAYSIYLCAGVLTWGLFAEITGRGQTVFLENANLIKKLQFPRICLPIIVVLNALVNFGIIFGLFVVFLIATGNFPGLVFLALVPVLLAMVLFAIGLGMVLGVLNVFFRDVGQFFAILLQFWFWFTPIVYSATILPEGVRSLLRFNPMAAVVMACQDILVYGRLPNWHSLLPVTLLAVLFCVLGMHLFRRRAGEMVDEL